A region from the Arachis ipaensis cultivar K30076 chromosome B01, Araip1.1, whole genome shotgun sequence genome encodes:
- the LOC107613746 gene encoding uncharacterized protein LOC107613746, which produces MNNVTFKKKTKKQKKTKLAYALTLTNLTLINQPPTKPSKLPASSPFFPPHPPRPPLPPPTKLQIPAALLIRDPASLLIRHPAALLSSRDHHRVEPASSSPNLDELAEAASHSPMEQSQSNSQPQDNAAQNSQTGSSRGKSDPAWQYFTVKYDKNNKAQYTCIFCLNTYNGWGIYRMKYHLAKISGQIKVCNKAHCINLILKDIASLPHIADLASRASKVTAFVYNHMIFLSWLRKRKEWKEIVRPGVTRFATVFITLKSIYDHKQDLQALVIDKYFTSHKLSKSVNGKMVSSIILDSKFWEDCFTTVMLVGPLIKLLRLVDADEKPSLGIVYAGMQRAKINIKTMFRNRKSAYTPYTSILKMRWDKHLKRDLHAAAYFLNPDYFYSEGFVEKANILRSLLDLFDIKTLCDDSVVAMQEIQLYRDRKGSFGRESALKAIKRLEPGEWWRLHGGSAPNLQKMAIRLLHQTSSSSGCERNWSLFEQIHSKRRNRSEHQRLSDIVYVTYNLRLQSRMHRKKKNYDPIDIQSIDTVDFWVMPDEEDPEFTNGDIEGIENLIYTDNAMPSYPTDGGDVELDVNFPNVADSSNTASFGGTSDDGGFGLPVYDGDVGTLNDNYDF; this is translated from the exons atgaataaTGTTACAT ttaaaaaaaaaacaaaaaaacaaaaaaaaacaaaactggCGTACGCGTTAACCTTAACCAACCTAACCCTAATCAATCAGCCACCCACCAAACCCTCGAAGCTCCCAGCCTCCTCCCCTTTCTTCCCCCCTCATCCACCAAGGCCACCATTGCCACCGCCCACCAAGCTCCAGATTCCAGCAGCGCTCCTCATTCGCGATCCAGCATCGCTCCTCATTCGCCACCCAGCAGCGCTCCTCAGCAGCCGCGACCACCACCGTGTTGAGCCCGCCTCCTCGTCGCCGAACCTCGATGAGCTCGCCGAGGCCGCCTCTCATTCGCCG ATGGAACAATCACAAAGTAACTCACAGCCACAAGATAATGCTGCTCAAAATTCTCAAACTGGTTCATCTAGAGGTAAATCTGATCCAGCTTGGCAGTATTTTACAGTGAAGTATGACAAAAATAACAAGGCTCAATATACATGTATTTTCTGCTTGAATACTTATAATGGATGGGGGATATATAGAATGAAATATCATCTTGCAAAAATTTCTGGACAAATTAAAGTTTGTAACAAGGCTCATTGCATCAATCTTATCTTAAAAGACATAGCAAGTCTTCCTCACATAGCTGACCTTGCCTCTCGTGCTTCAAAAGTGACTGCCTTTGTTTACAATCATATGATTTTCTTGTCATGgcttagaaaaagaaaagagtggAAAGAAATTGTTCGACCAGGTGTAACACGTTTTGCTACTGTTTTCATTACTTTGAAAAGTATATATGATCATAAACAAGACTTGCAAGCATTGGTGATTGACAAATATTTCACTTCTCATAAATTATCCAAGAGTGTCAATGGGAAGATGgttagttcaattatcttggatagTAAGTTTTGGGAGGATTGTTTTACTACTGTTATGCTTGTTGGTCCTCTGATTAAGTTATTGAGGCTTGTTGATGCTGATGAGAAACCTTCTCTGGGTATCGTGTATGCGGGCATGCAAAGAGCCAAAATTAATATCAAGACAATGTTTAGAAATAGGAAATCTGCATACACACCTTATACAAGTATCTTGAAAATGCGGTGGGATAAGCATTTGAAGCGTGACCTCCATGCAGCAGCATACTTTTTGAATCCAGATTACTTCTATAGTGAGGGGTTTGTTGAGAAGGCAAATATCTTGAGGTCTTTGCTTGATTTATTTGATATTAAAACTCTTTGCGATGACTCGGTTGTCGCAATGCAAGAGATACAGTTGTATCGAGATCGAAAAGGAAGTTTTGGAAGGGAAAGTGCATTGAAAGCAATTAAGAGACTTGAACCTG GTGAATGGTGGAGGCTACACGGTGGGAGTGCTCCTAACTTGCAAAAAATGGCAATTCGTCTTCTTCATCAAACATCTTCATCATCCGGCTGCGAGAGGAACTGGAGCCTCTTTGAACAAATCCATTCAAAGAGGAGGAACCGATCAGAGCATCAAAGGCTAAGTGACATTGTTTATGTCACTTATAATCTACGCCTTCAATCTAGAATGCATCGCAAGAAGAAGAATTATGATCCAATTGACATTCAAAGCATTGACACAGTAGATTTTTGGGTAATGCCGGATGAAGAAGATCCTGAATTTACTAATGGAGACATTGAAggcattgaaaatttaatttatacgGATAATGCTATGCCTTCATATCCTACAG atggaGGAGATGTGGAACTTGATGTGAATTTCCCTAATGTTGCTGATTCTTCAAATACAGCTTCTTTTGGTGGTACTTCTGATGATGGTGGCTTTGGATTACCTGTTTATGATGGAGATGTTGGAACActtaatgataattatgatttttga
- the LOC107637696 gene encoding uncharacterized protein LOC107637696 isoform X1, whose amino-acid sequence MGGTRKQRERRLKPARERGSLAVLPGELIQEILWRIPAKDVVELRCVCKSWKTLISSPQFMKAIIQRTYAHIAGCASRAAKVMDSISLLLASVSDGNATVNDISDGVKASMEVVNVIISCVIVLHHRSCTITAHRLCFPPTLLSDYYVLCSGRGELVLLLCHLCLSILQSH is encoded by the exons ATGGGTGGTACTCGGAAGCAGAGGGAACGGCGCTTGAAGCCAGCGCGTGAGAGGGGCTCACTTGCCGTTCTTCCAGGCGAACTGATCCAGGAGATCCTGTGGAGGATTCCGGCGAAAGACGTGGTGGAACTTCGCTGCGTGTGTAAGTCATGGAAAACCCTAATTTCGTCGCCGCAATTTATGAAGGCGATCATCCAGCGTACCTACGCCCACATTGCCGGTTGCGCTTCCAGAGCCGCCAAAGTTATGGACTCAATCTCGTTGTTGCTCGCTTCTGTTTCTGACGGCAATGCTACGGTTAATGATATTTCGGATGGCGTGAAGGCAAGCATGGAAGTTGTCAACG TGATAATTTCTTGTGTAATTGTTCTACATCATCGAAGCTGTACCATTACCGCACATCGTCTATGTTTCCCACCGACTCTCCTCTCTGATTACTACGTGTTATGCTCCGGTCGCGGTGAGCTTGTGTTGCTACTCTGCCACCTTTGCCTCTCCATCCTGCAGTCGCATTAG
- the LOC107637696 gene encoding putative F-box protein At5g41500 isoform X2 — MGGTRKQRERRLKPARERGSLAVLPGELIQEILWRIPAKDVVELRCVCKSWKTLISSPQFMKAIIQRTYAHIAGCASRAAKVMDSISLLLASVSDGNATVNDISDGVKASMEVVNAVPLPHIVYVSHRLSSLITTCYAPVAVSLCCYSATFASPSCSRISLKP; from the exons ATGGGTGGTACTCGGAAGCAGAGGGAACGGCGCTTGAAGCCAGCGCGTGAGAGGGGCTCACTTGCCGTTCTTCCAGGCGAACTGATCCAGGAGATCCTGTGGAGGATTCCGGCGAAAGACGTGGTGGAACTTCGCTGCGTGTGTAAGTCATGGAAAACCCTAATTTCGTCGCCGCAATTTATGAAGGCGATCATCCAGCGTACCTACGCCCACATTGCCGGTTGCGCTTCCAGAGCCGCCAAAGTTATGGACTCAATCTCGTTGTTGCTCGCTTCTGTTTCTGACGGCAATGCTACGGTTAATGATATTTCGGATGGCGTGAAGGCAAGCATGGAAGTTGTCAACG CTGTACCATTACCGCACATCGTCTATGTTTCCCACCGACTCTCCTCTCTGATTACTACGTGTTATGCTCCGGTCGCGGTGAGCTTGTGTTGCTACTCTGCCACCTTTGCCTCTCCATCCTGCAGTCGCATTAGCCTCAAACCCTAG